From a single Leishmania major strain Friedlin complete genome, chromosome 27 genomic region:
- a CDS encoding conserved hypothetical protein (previous protein_id=AAZ10004.1), with the protein MQSTLQQLQHDLAFHAKRRIEAEREAGGHLASAPRPRPSSDSESVTPLRAETTAAQQRRVADPDVLSEAARIQRARAAAADEGLSDDQSVEDYGVDCEVPRLTSDSCLADEVAAIAVCMAKIKESAKVMYDTEAAAPSTSTAPWWSSALHMRDMKASAARLDYHARTALSWSHRSREQLLLKAVMLNNVSVSTRTQLLDQQQHWQEFQTRLRDGQETVMHLQADIARYQARVQAEMARRAALQEELRLCSQERGLVDPGEHNPLKAELALLLEEREWPSDTLKKDASVVLDWLRSVSTTLE; encoded by the coding sequence ATGCAGTCgacactgcagcagctgcaacaCGACCTCGCCTTTCACGCGAAGAGACGCatcgaggcggagcgcgaAGCGGGCGGTCACTTGGCCTCAgctccccgcccccgcccaTCGAGTGACTCGGAGTCCGTCACCCCACTGCGGGCTGAGACgacggctgcgcagcagcgccgcgtggcCGACCCGGATGTGCTCTCCGAAGCTGCTCGCATTCAGCgcgctcgcgccgccgcggccgatgAAGGTCTCTCCGACGACCAGTCTGTCGAGGACTACGGCGTCGACTGCGAGGTGCCGCGGCTGACTTCGGACAGCTGCTTGGCGGACGAAGTGGCGGCCATAGCGGTGTGCATGGCGAAGATAAAGGAGTCCGCCAAAGTCATGTACGACACCGAGGCCGCTGCGCCGAGcacgtcgacggcgccatgGTGGTCCTCTGCGCTGCACATGCGGGACATGAAGGCGTCCGCGGCCCGGCTCGACTACCATGCCCGCACTGCATTGAGCTGGTCGCACCGCTCgagggagcagctgctcttgAAAGCGGTCATGCTCAACAACGTGTCGgtgagcacgcgcacgcagctcCTCGACCAACAGCAACACTGGCAGGAGTTCCAGACTCGACTTCGCGATGGACAGGAGACCGTCATGCACTTGCAGGCGGACATCGCCCGATACCAGGCGCGTGTGCAAGCTGAGATGGCGCGTCGTGCTGCcctgcaggaggagctgcgcctctgctcgCAGGAGAGGGGCCTTGTTGACCCTGGCGAGCACAACCCACTGAAGGCAGAGctggcgttgctgctcgaGGAGCGCGAGTGGCCCTCTGATACACTTAAGAAGGACGCGAGCGTTGTGCTGGACTGGCTGCGGTCCGTCTCGACTACTCTCGAGTGA
- a CDS encoding conserved hypothetical protein (previous protein_id=AAZ10003.1), with protein sequence MPFFCVGDAATCPSEVCEELAAKPITAHHQLIISTVTHQLGPLAGAICRTLIQSGPMSLKDISDAVHRDEEVRAVAAAAANRASATGEKTTAVPPTHQVGSSFHVNLGDIASVNDVIHEVAVKELVTRLVVHRLIHADPATHLYEIRYGSAILLRVLFPLLLHCARQQYGEAAKCVLLVVYQLGVVPPRAAVQVALSRTPSITRDAIEYAVVRMVEDGWLVPVLNLPTTAPGAATAANAARLADLAPSHPGSNADLWNATTPYSVGLEAALHYLFNDAIEQAVAERYADGRLALTLVRALRRRVAPNSGYTEAVASFQELAAELPMTAGVRRDRSGELRMGTDNVPSSSVEAVQRCLQRLCQPIVFYSCDAAAPMTSAAGISPSFTTMPSTRALLVKPHSQSNFYAIDHVTAVHLLQEAVCERVVYSRYGVLGVRIMKLLLQHHFLEERTLAEQSIATYVKVREVLHQMFKDGFLLQQEVPRTSALVERSAKASVYLWGLSWSATLLPVVRERLAKTLTIAWAKLREAQQQASAVAKHAAGGRPTPAAGSSINSSAAHAEEIEAQWKYGMSRNIQQALQAQRAVTGLQSCVMSLMRLLLIVDFF encoded by the coding sequence aTGCCGTTCTTCTgcgtcggcgatgcggcCACTTGCCCATCGGAGGTGTGTGAGGAACTCGCCGCGAAGCCCATCACAGCGCACCACCAGCTCATCATCTCTACCGTCACCCACCAGCTAGGCCCGTTGGCCGGCGCTATCTGTCGCACCCTCATCCAGTCAGGGCCAATGTCGTTGAAGGACATCAGCGATGCCGTCCACCGCGAtgaggaggtgcgcgccgtcgctgctgctgccgccaacCGCGCTTCTGCCACCGGGGAGAAGACGACAGCGGtgccacccacccaccaaGTCGGCTCTAGCTTCCATGTCAACCTTGGTGACATCGCTTCGGTCAATGACGTTATtcacgaggtggcggtgaaGGAGCTCGTGACGCGGCTAGTGGTGCATCGCCTCATCCACGCAGACCCGGCCACGCACCTATACGAGATACGCTACGGCAGCGCTATCCTTCTGCGCGTGCTGTTCCCGCTTCTTCTCCATTGCGCACGTCAGCAGTACGGCGAGGCGGCCAAGTGCGTGCTTCTCGTTGTCTACCAGCTGGGCGTCGTACCGCCGCGCGCCGCAGTACAGGTGGCGCTGAGTCGCACCCCTAGCATTACCCGCGACGCGATCGAGTACGCTGTTGTTCGCATGGTCGAGGATGGGTGGCTAGTGCCGGTGCTCAACTTACCCACCACAGCACCCGGtgctgcgacagcggcaAATGCGGCACGGCTGGCCGACCTGGCCCCCTCGCACCCGGGCAGCAATGCCGATCTATGGAACGCCACGACCCCGTACTCTGTGGGCCTCGAGGCCGCCCTGCATTACCTCTTCAACGACGCGATCGAGCAGGCCGTTGCTGAGCGCTATGCAGACGGACGGCTTGCCCTCACGttggtgcgtgcgctgcggcgccgtgtAGCACCGAACTCAGGGTACACCGAAGCTGTTGCCTCCTTCcaggagctggcggcggagctgccgaTGACTGCGGGTGTGCGCCGCGATCGCAGCGGTGAACTGCGGATGGGCACCGACAACgtgccgagcagctccgtggaggcggtgcagcgctgcctgcAGCGTTTGTGCCAGCCCATCGTCTTTTATagctgcgacgccgctgcgcccaTGACGTCAGCCGCTGGCATCTCCCCGAGCTTCACGACGATGCCGTCGACGCGAGCGCTCTTGGTGAAGCCGCATAGCCAGAGCAACTTCTATGCCATAGACCATGTCACTGctgtgcacctgctgcaggaggctGTGTGCGAGCGGGTCGTGTACAGTCGCTACGGCGTTCTCGGTGTGCGCATcatgaagctgctgctgcagcaccacttCCTTGAGGAGCGGACGCTGGCGGAGCAGTCCATCGCAACGTACGTCAAGGTtcgcgaggtgctgcaccagATGTTCAAGGACGGCTTCCTGCTTCAGCAGGAGGTGCCGCGCACCTCGGCACTCGTCGAACGGTCCGCCAAGGCGAGTGTGTACCTCTGGGGGCTGAGCTGGagcgcgacgctgctgcctgtGGTGCGCGAGCGGCTCGCGAAAACGTTGACGATTGCGTGGGCGAAGCTccgtgaggcgcagcagcaggcgtcCGCCGTCGCAAAACATGCGGCCGGCGGACGCCCCACACCCGCAgctggcagcagcatcaACAGCAGTGCCGCTCACGCCGAGGAGATCGAGGCGCAGTGGAAGTATGGCATGTCGCGGAACATTCAGCAGGCACTGCAGGCCCAACGCGCTGTGACGGGGCTGCAGAGCTGTGTAATGTCACTcatgcggctgctgctgattgTTGATTTTTTTTAA